In Coregonus clupeaformis isolate EN_2021a chromosome 5, ASM2061545v1, whole genome shotgun sequence, the sequence AATTGATACACACACATTGATAGAGTTATGGTTAGTGTTCCCACCAGCGCTTGACTTGGGATGAAATAAGTGCAGGAGCTGTCTTTTTCCAAGTCAGTCCATAAGACTATGTTCACTGAAATTCACAAATGACattttaagcaataaggcccgaggaggtgtggtatatggccaatacaccacagctaagggctgttcttatgtacGACACAACACAGAGTTCCTGGATACaccccttagccgtggtatattggccatatatcacaaaccccgaggtgccttattgctattataaactggttaccaatgtaattagagcagtaaaaataaatgttttgtcatacccctgGTATaaagtctgatataccatggctgtcagccaatcagcattcagggctcgaaccacccattTTTATAATATGCTATAGAGACCGCTGATGATTCAGTTAAGGGTTTATACACattttccatgacttctccatgacttttAACCAATTTTTCATGACTATTATTATAGCCTACATGAAAAAGTAAGCAATATTGACACTGGAAGGCTGCTATGTTTGATTCCATGTAGACCTACCATCtcctgccattgtgcccttgatcaaggcacttacCCCTCCACAAAGTAGAACTGCACTGTTAGTCACATGTTGTCAACATATGGCTaaccctccatctggagagctcCTGGGTGTACAGCTTGGCTTTAGATCCAGCCCTGAGTTTGCTTATCAAGTTCCTGTTGAgcagctgatgtttaggctacaatgtggttagaccagggcttgaacaaaagcctgcacacccagtagctatcctggaggatggttgccaTCCTTGATATAAAATATTGCAACATAacaaccaaatacttttgtcTTTTATAAAATTATTCCCTCATTCAATGAATCAGGGATCAAATTGATAAGGTAGGCTACTTCAAAGCGAGGTATCTAACTAGACACGTTTATATATAAGGCTAAAATATTCATGTTTCAGGAGAGATCTATGCACAGAGTTTTCAATACCTAAGGAATGACCCAACTTGTGACCTCACAGACAGCTCTAACCCTGAAAAGTAAGGACTCACTCGGCTACCCCTCCAGCTTTGATTCTgattgatctctctctgtgtgtttacaACCAGGGGTTATTGCAGTTCTCTGCGGGGTTGGGACCAGTCGGGTCGGACGAGACTCCAGCTCTGCAGTTAGAAAGAAAAGACGAGTGATTGACACACCATGGAGGGCGGGAACGAGGTAGATCTGTCCAACAATAACATCACCCCTCTGTGGAAGCGGCGCTCAGCCAACCACACTGGCCCCAGCAAGCCAAAGGCCCGGCCCCTCAGCTACCAGATAGACGGAGTCCACATGACTGACTTCCCCGTAGAGGACAACAAGTGCAGCTTTACACTGAGCCAGCCTACAGAGAGACTGGTGGCTACGCCGGGAGGAGGGACGGTCATTCTGAAGCACGTTCTCAACCAACCCACCAGGAAAACACGGGTGGTCAGAAGTATAAGCATTGGACATCTGTCCAAAGGACGTTTCTCTCTATCCAAGATCAAATCGGAGGATGATAAATCGCCGTCATTGAACAGTAAGGCGTACCACGGTGGGAGTGTTGGTAATATTGGTAATGGGGAGAAGGTGTGGTCGGACAAGCGGCCGCAGGACGCCCAGAATCGACTCTCCAGCCCGTTCACCCTCACCGCTCACCGGGACCAGATAGTGTTTGGGACGAGCCCTTCACCGCCGGACCCTGCCTCCTCCAAACACCCCTCTCCCCATGCCACCCCCAATAACAACAACCATAACCACCAACACCATAACCAGACCTCCCCTTCTTCCTACCACCCCTTAAACCCCAGCCCCTCCACCCCTAGTCTCCACACCCCTACCCCATCCCACAGCTCCACCTCCAGtatccactccctctcctccctcacctctaCCCCTTCTGATCCCCCCACACCCTGCAGCCCCTCCCCTGCTGACATGTctgccccctctccttcccccactccctccctctctcctcctccctccattgtCCTCAGCACCCACAGTGCCGCTGCCCTGAAGATGGGCACCCAGCAGCTGATACCCAAAGGCCTGGCGTCCCTGAGCAAGGTCTCTCCTGCTGGGGTACAGAGCCAGGGCCTGGGGGTTTCGCTGGGCCTGGATCCTACCAAGCGGGCCCTGCGAGCCCTCAGCATGGTGGAGACTGGAACCTTCTTCTCCACGGGTGGAGGGACCGGGGGAAAGGGGACAGACCAGGATGAGAGCCCTGCGACTCTGAAGAGAGGGTTGAGGTCTACCTCGTACAGGAAAGCAGTGGTGAGTGGCGTGGAAATGGAAACACCATCTGAAGACCTCAAGACCCATCGTCTGTCCCAACCTACACTCAAAGGACTACAGGAGGTCAAGGAGAGACCTACCAGCCCTGGGAAGAAGAACAAGGTAGGAGGAGATTTATTCAGTAATTATTTTCCAGGAAATTGTCATTACTGTTAACTGCTATGTCATGGAACCGTTCTCCCCTTGCTTTGGCCTGTGTGCCTGGATATTATTACGGTCTGTTACCCTGCAGAGTCACACTACAGTTTACTAACACTACTCTGCCTGTTGGGTTCATGTTGTTGTTCTACTGAAGTTCAGATCAGGACCAAAGTCCACAGCTAGCTTAAAGTTGGAACAATGTCAGGAGGAGCTTGTGTTGCAGTCAGGCTAATAGTGAAGACTTATGAttgcaatacacacacacacacacacacacttcagtccACTGCTCTGTAATTAGGCGGGGTCAGGCTGACAGGTCAGtgcagaggtcaggggtcaagaGCAGGTGACAGGGGACCTACTTACACCCGTCATTTAGAATGTGACAGATGTGTGATGTGGGTTCATAATGGAATTCATGAACAGATTTGGCTAATAGCATCACTTAGGATATTGTTCTGACTATGCTCATGACAACGGATCTAGTGACTGTCTTATTTCTCAGTTCATAATGGGAatatacagtaaggctggggcaGGGAGAGCTGATCCTGGGCCTGTTGTTAATAGTGACATAGCCATGGGGtcgtcttctcttctctctctcagagtCCTGATAAGAAGCCAGGACTGATCACACAGAGGACATTTGACAGTGAAGGTGAGTGCCACTTCTCTGTCTTAGTCATGTATATGACTGTGACTTTCTATCCACATGTTTGAGGTCTTGCTTTCATTGGGGACTGTACTATTGTGATCCAACCTCAACCGGTCTCAACCTGTCTGTGTATCTGTGGTGTGATCCACCCTCAACCTGTCTGTGTATCTGTGGTGTGATCCACCCTCATCCTGTCTGTGTATCTGTGGTGTGATCCAGAGGAGGTACTGTATCAGAACTACCAGGAGAAAGCTCTTCACAATGACTCTGATGAGGACCAGTCCAGAGAGGCCAAACCTGACGACCGCATCGTGTTGCAGTACAGACCCATACGCACCTCCTGGAGCCAACTCAGtgtggtgagacacacacacacacacacacacacacacacacacacacacacagtgaatcgTGGTGCAGTGCCAGTGCTGTGAGGGATGTtgtccatcctctgtctctctgtctctctgtctctctgtctctctcgtctctgtctctctctctctctctctctctctctctctctctctctctctctctctctctctctctctctctctctctctctctctctctctctctctctctctctctctctctctctctctctctctctctctctctctctctctctcttcattactctctgtctagaattagaacagggagggtgagggagaagaagagggagggtgagggagaagaagagggagggtgagggagaagaagagggagggtgagggagaagaagagggagggtgagggagaagaagagggagggtgagggagaagaagaggagggtgagggagaagaagagggagggtgagggagaagaagaaggagggtgagggagaagaagagggagggtgagggagaagaagagggagggtgagggagaagaagagggagggtgagggagaagaagagggagggtgagggagaagaagagggagggtgagggagaagaagagggagggtgagggagaagaagagggaaggtgagggagaagaagagggagggtgagggagaagaagaaggagggtgagggagaagaagaaggagggtgagggagaagaagaaggagggtgaggtagaagaagagggagggtgagggagaagaagagggagggtgagggagaagaagagggagaagaagagggagggtgagggagaagaagagggagggtgagggagaagaagagggagggtgagggagaagaagagggagggtgagggagaagaagagggagaagaagagggagggtgagggagaagaagagggaaggtgagggagaagaagagggagggtgagggagaagaagaaggagggtgagggagaagaagaaggagggtgagggagaagaagagggagggtgagggagaagaagagggagggtgagggagaagaagaaggagggtgagggagaagaagagggagggtgagggagaagaagaaggagggtgagggagaagaagagggagggtgagggagaagaagagggagggtgagggagaagaagagggagaagaagagggagggtgagggagaagaagagggaaggtgagggagaagaagagggagggtgagggagaagaagaaggagggtgagggagaagaagaaggagggtgagggagaagaagaaggagggtgagggagaagaagagggagggtgagggagaagaagagggagggtgagggagaagaagagggagggtgaaagatctgggacagcagactgggagcACCACCCGGCATGGCGCCAGCTTTCTGGCAAACACCAGAGATTCTTCTCAGTGGAAAAATGTTAAATATGTTTTCCCTAGTGAGCAGTGTGGTGACTCCGATTATGACATGATCTCATCCAGTTTGGGCCCAGGATggtaggatagagggagggagagaaaggaggggggcAAGTGCTGTTGTCCACTTAGGTGTTCTGTTCTCCTCGTTGATGTTTACTCTTGTCTGGAGCtgctgaaggagggagggagggatggacatGCACAGATACAACTGGAGACACACTTTTAGAGGGAATGAGCAGGAAATTAAACTGAAAATTTGATAAAATGTTGGCTCctatgctggtgtgtgtgtctgatgttGCACAGTAGAGACATTACTGAGGAGACGGTAGAGGACAGTGCTGAGGAGACGGTAGAGGACAGTGCTGAGGAGACGGTAGAGGACAGTGCTGAGGAGACGGTAGAGGACATTACTGAGGAGACGGTAGAGGACATTACTGAGGAGACGGTAGAGGACAGTGCTGAGGAGACGGTAGAGGACATTACTGAGGAGACGGTAGAGGACATTACTGAGGAGACGGTAGAGGACATTACTGGGGAGACGGTAGAGGACAGTGCTGAGGAGACGGTAGAGGACATTACTGAGGAGACGGTAGAGGACATTACTGAGGAGACGGTAGAGGACATTACTGAGGAGACGGTAGAGGACAGTGCTGAGGAGACGGTAGAGGACATTACTGAGGAGACGGTAGAGGACAGTGCTGAGGAGACGGTAGAGGACAGTTAGTTCTGATAGAAATATTCAAACAAAGATTGACTTAACCACATGTTTCAAATGTgtagagaacggaggagaagaggggaagagatgaGAGCATAAAGAGGTATACAATACCACTAACCTGTCCCGTCCCTGTCCCATCCCTGTCCTGTCCCATCCCTGTCCTGTCCCTATCCTGTCAGATGCTGTTTCCCTGTGACAGGGCAGGCTGTAGTGTTTTATAGTAGTTGGATGTTCTGCTGTTTCCACTGTGACAGGGCAGGCTGTAGTGTTTTATAGTAGTTGGATGTTCTGCTGTTTCCCCTGGTCAGTAACTGATGGTAAGTAACCTGGGGGTTTCCTTCTCTGAAGGAGCAGAAAGATCTACACTCCTGGAAATGAGAGAATGATTTGATTCCATGTTTAACGGATGGACAAAGTGGCATTAATGTCTTAACTGACAGAACCTGTTCCCACTCTCAACCTTCACTTCCCAGCCTGACAGCTACTGCTTTGGTTCAGACTTTCCCAGAAGTCTCTAGTTTCCAGTAACACCTGTAGGGTTAGACTCTTCTCTGTTTCCTAGAAGTCTCTAGTTTCCAGTAACACCTGTAGGGTTAGACTCTTCTCTGTTTCCTAGAAGTCTCTAGTTTCCAGTAACACCTGTAGGGTTAGACTCTTCTCTGTTTCCTAGAAGTCTCTAGTTTCCAGTAACACCTGTAGGGTTAGACTCTTCTCTGTTTCCTAGAAGTCTCTAGTTTCCAGTAACACCTGTAGGGTTAGACTCTTCTCTGTTTCCTAGAAGTCTCTAGTTTCCAGTAACACCTGTAGGGGTTAGACTCTTCTCTGTTTCCTAGAAGTCTCTAGTTTCCAGTAACACCTGTAGGGTTAGACTCTTCTCTGTTTCCTAGAAGTCTCTAGTTTCCAGTAACACCTG encodes:
- the LOC121566844 gene encoding rho guanine nucleotide exchange factor 26-like isoform X2, which encodes MEGGNEVDLSNNNITPLWKRRSANHTGPSKPKARPLSYQIDGVHMTDFPVEDNKCSFTLSQPTERLVATPGGGTVILKHVLNQPTRKTRVVRSISIGHLSKGRFSLSKIKSEDDKSPSLNSKAYHGGSVGNIGNGEKVWSDKRPQDAQNRLSSPFTLTAHRDQIVFGTSPSPPDPASSKHPSPHATPNNNNHNHQHHNQTSPSSYHPLNPSPSTPSLHTPTPSHSSTSSIHSLSSLTSTPSDPPTPCSPSPADMSAPSPSPTPSLSPPPSIVLSTHSAAALKMGTQQLIPKGLASLSKVSPAGVQSQGLGVSLGLDPTKRALRALSMVETGTFFSTGGGTGGKGTDQDESPATLKRGLRSTSYRKAVVSGVEMETPSEDLKTHRLSQPTLKGLQEVKERPTSPGKKNKSPDKKPGLITQRTFDSEEEVLYQNYQEKALHNDSDEDQSREAKPDDRIVLQYRPIRTSWSQLSVVKKSGVSDKLSQEELKRQEAIFELISSEHSYLHSLEILIRMFKNSAELSGTMTKTEHHHLFSNITDVCEASKKFFKELEDKHQQNIVIDDISDIVFRHAQSNFDPYITYCSNEVYQQRTLQRLVSKNPVFKEALTRIEAHPDCRNLPMISFLILPMQRVTRLPLLMDVICQKAPKDSAQYETCKQALQSVSKVVRKCNEGARTMERTEMMYTINSQLEFKIKPFPLVSSSRWMVKRGELIAFVEENGIFSKRTSRQQVYFFLFNDVLILTRKKSEDSYAVIDYALRDHIWVGPCQAEDVNLSPVRSTAGMLTSRQPGASHIFRLRFRSNHSGDKVPMVLGVELMNERARWISALGQSSNDKKNQDRTNAMQVEVTRTYTAKQPDELSLQVADVVLVSQTVEDGWYEGERLRDGERGWFLSECAEPITCQATIERNMQRMDRLQGLETNV
- the LOC121566844 gene encoding rho guanine nucleotide exchange factor 26-like isoform X1; this encodes MEGGNEVDLSNNNITPLWKRRSANHTGPSKPKARPLSYQIDGVHMTDFPVEDNKCSFTLSQPTERLVATPGGGTVILKHVLNQPTRKTRVVRSISIGHLSKGRFSLSKIKSEDDKSPSLNSKAYHGGSVGNIGNGEKVWSDKRPQDAQNRLSSPFTLTAHRDQIVFGTSPSPPDPASSKHPSPHATPNNNNHNHQHHNQTSPSSYHPLNPSPSTPSLHTPTPSHSSTSSIHSLSSLTSTPSDPPTPCSPSPADMSAPSPSPTPSLSPPPSIVLSTHSAAALKMGTQQLIPKGLASLSKVSPAGVQSQGLGVSLGLDPTKRALRALSMVETGTFFSTGGGTGGKGTDQDESPATLKRGLRSTSYRKAVVSGVEMETPSEDLKTHRLSQPTLKGLQEVKERPTSPGKKNKSPDKKPGLITQRTFDSEEEVLYQNYQEKALHNDSDEDQSREAKPDDRIVLQYRPIRTSWSQLSVVKKSGVSDKLSQEELKRQEAIFELISSEHSYLHSLEILIRMFKNSAELSGTMTKTEHHHLFSNITDVCEASKKFFKELEDKHQQNIVIDDISDIVFRHAQSNFDPYITYCSNEVYQQRTLQRLVSSKNPVFKEALTRIEAHPDCRNLPMISFLILPMQRVTRLPLLMDVICQKAPKDSAQYETCKQALQSVSKVVRKCNEGARTMERTEMMYTINSQLEFKIKPFPLVSSSRWMVKRGELIAFVEENGIFSKRTSRQQVYFFLFNDVLILTRKKSEDSYAVIDYALRDHIWVGPCQAEDVNLSPVRSTAGMLTSRQPGASHIFRLRFRSNHSGDKVPMVLGVELMNERARWISALGQSSNDKKNQDRTNAMQVEVTRTYTAKQPDELSLQVADVVLVSQTVEDGWYEGERLRDGERGWFLSECAEPITCQATIERNMQRMDRLQGLETNV